One window of Nocardia sp. NBC_00508 genomic DNA carries:
- a CDS encoding Dyp-type peroxidase, giving the protein MGESTTERSKNGDSTWRLSRRGLFGSALAAAGAATAGAAAGRMIDGESTADSGIEAFHGPRQAGIATPAQSHALFLSCDIARPDRAALRDLLAGWTATAAALAAGDPAPEKDDTPAGFSAHTDFATGLDPARLTVTFGLGPSVFDGRFGLADRRPEHLHPLPEFAGDVLNPAWSGGDVLVQICADDMQIVSHTFRALRARMPGLARMRWTQHGFLSRPGGGTPRNMFGHKDGTANPHPGTPEFDRAVWVASPDEPDWFHGGTYLVFRKIRMKTAEWDQLPIAEQNRIIGRRRDDGAPLGGHTEFDPIDVSARSANGDLEVPADAHVRLVHGIPMLRRGYNYDYGILLANASESTHPHEHPAGTDPNHTHGGHNQLDAGLLFAAYMNNPPDQFIRAQHALAATDRLNGLIQHTGSGIFAIPPGADPGEPVAVALGA; this is encoded by the coding sequence ATGGGTGAATCTACTACCGAGCGTAGTAAGAATGGTGACTCGACGTGGCGCCTGTCGCGCCGGGGCCTTTTCGGATCGGCGCTCGCCGCTGCCGGTGCCGCGACGGCCGGTGCCGCGGCGGGCCGGATGATCGACGGGGAATCCACCGCCGACTCGGGCATCGAGGCATTTCACGGGCCTCGGCAAGCGGGTATCGCGACTCCGGCGCAGTCGCATGCTTTGTTCTTGTCCTGCGACATCGCCCGGCCGGATCGCGCGGCGCTGCGGGATCTGCTGGCCGGATGGACGGCAACGGCGGCCGCGCTCGCCGCGGGCGATCCTGCTCCCGAAAAGGATGACACGCCAGCGGGATTCAGTGCCCATACCGACTTCGCCACGGGTCTCGATCCGGCGCGTCTGACCGTCACGTTCGGTCTCGGCCCGAGCGTCTTCGACGGACGGTTCGGCTTGGCGGACCGTCGGCCGGAACACCTGCATCCGCTGCCCGAATTCGCCGGGGATGTCCTGAATCCCGCGTGGAGCGGCGGCGACGTGCTGGTGCAGATCTGCGCCGACGACATGCAGATCGTGAGCCACACCTTTCGCGCCCTGCGTGCGCGCATGCCCGGTCTCGCGCGCATGCGGTGGACGCAGCACGGCTTCCTCAGTCGGCCCGGTGGCGGAACGCCACGAAATATGTTCGGGCACAAGGACGGTACGGCCAACCCCCACCCCGGAACGCCGGAGTTCGATCGCGCTGTATGGGTCGCGTCTCCCGACGAGCCGGATTGGTTTCATGGCGGAACCTACCTGGTGTTCCGCAAGATCCGGATGAAGACCGCCGAATGGGACCAGCTGCCGATCGCCGAGCAGAACCGAATCATCGGCCGCCGCCGCGACGACGGTGCCCCGCTCGGCGGGCACACCGAATTCGACCCGATCGATGTGTCGGCACGGTCGGCGAACGGCGATCTCGAAGTTCCCGCGGACGCCCACGTGCGACTTGTTCACGGCATCCCGATGCTGCGCCGCGGCTACAACTACGACTACGGCATCCTGCTCGCCAACGCCTCCGAGTCCACGCACCCGCACGAACACCCGGCGGGCACCGATCCGAACCACACCCACGGCGGACATAATCAACTCGACGCCGGCCTGTTGTTCGCGGCCTACATGAACAACCCGCCGGACCAATTCATCAGAGCCCAGCACGCCCTTGCCGCAACAGACCGCCTCAACGGCCTCATCCAACACACCGGCAGCGGGATCTTCGCCATACCACCCGGCGCCGACCCTGGTGAGCCAGTCGCAGTGGCCCTCGGCGCCTGA
- the aztD gene encoding zinc metallochaperone AztD: MHTRSRTTKSAALAGLMTAVLTVAGCGTDTTHADHDSKRRHIADPIAITHDRGIYVLDGTTLELAGTVDLDGFNRLNPAGDDRHLLVSTKDGFRVFDATAAEFTGTDFPGPEPGHVVRHAGRTVLFSDGTGDVVVFDPAELAEGSPKTSTYRAAAPHHGVAIELGNGDLVVTLGTEEKRTGIAVLDKNRTEKARNEDCPGVHGEATAAGEAVVIGCQNGVLVYRNGTISKVASPTEYGRIGNQAGSETSPIVLGDYKRDKDAELERPQQVSLIDTVTGTLRLVDLGTSYTFRSLARGPHDEALVLGTDGRIHVIDPIAGAVVRTIPVTGPWQEPLQWQQPRPALFVRGSTAYVSVPATKEVHRIDLESGAKTATGTLPGTPNEVSGVVGH, encoded by the coding sequence ATGCATACGCGATCGCGAACCACCAAATCGGCGGCCTTGGCCGGCCTGATGACCGCCGTTCTCACCGTCGCCGGTTGCGGCACCGACACCACCCACGCGGACCACGACTCCAAGCGAAGACACATCGCCGATCCCATCGCGATCACGCATGACCGTGGCATCTACGTGCTCGATGGAACCACGCTCGAGCTCGCGGGTACGGTCGACCTCGACGGCTTCAACCGGCTCAACCCGGCGGGCGACGACCGGCACCTGCTCGTCTCGACCAAGGACGGATTCCGCGTCTTCGACGCGACCGCCGCCGAATTCACCGGCACCGACTTCCCCGGCCCCGAGCCCGGCCACGTGGTGCGCCATGCCGGGCGAACGGTCCTTTTCAGCGACGGCACCGGTGACGTCGTCGTGTTCGACCCCGCCGAACTCGCGGAGGGCTCGCCGAAGACCTCCACCTACCGCGCTGCCGCACCGCACCACGGCGTAGCGATCGAACTCGGCAACGGCGATCTCGTCGTCACGCTGGGCACCGAGGAAAAGCGGACCGGAATCGCGGTGCTCGACAAGAACCGCACCGAGAAAGCGCGCAACGAGGACTGCCCCGGCGTGCACGGCGAGGCGACCGCCGCGGGTGAGGCCGTCGTGATCGGCTGCCAGAACGGCGTGCTCGTCTACCGCAACGGCACGATCAGCAAGGTGGCAAGCCCCACCGAGTACGGCCGGATCGGCAACCAGGCGGGCAGCGAGACCTCGCCGATCGTGCTCGGCGACTACAAGCGGGACAAGGACGCCGAACTGGAACGGCCACAGCAGGTCTCGCTGATCGATACGGTCACCGGCACGCTGCGGCTGGTCGATCTCGGGACCAGCTACACCTTCCGTTCACTGGCTCGCGGTCCGCACGATGAGGCCCTCGTTCTCGGCACGGACGGCCGGATCCACGTCATCGATCCGATCGCGGGTGCCGTGGTACGCACCATTCCGGTCACCGGACCTTGGCAAGAACCGCTGCAGTGGCAGCAGCCGCGACCGGCGCTGTTCGTCCGCGGCAGCACGGCCTACGTCTCGGTTCCGGCCACGAAAGAGGTGCACCGGATCGATCTGGAGTCGGGAGCGAAGACAGCGACCGGCACGCTGCCCGGTACGCCGAATGAAGTGAGCGGCGTGGTCGGCCACTGA
- the aztC gene encoding zinc ABC transporter substrate-binding protein AztC, with protein sequence MKPAIRLCALVAAAVLALTACLNSGADRDGIMVTTNILGDLTRTVAGDAVEVTVLMPPDADPHFFAISAQQAAQLERANLIVYNGLGLEENVLRNVEAAERSGVPAVALGTEIDPISFSADDANGRPDPHFWTDPHRVRRAVEVVRDRIIDHVDGVDAAAIRAGADRYLAELDRLDRWMTERFATIPAERRKLVTNHHVFGYLAQRFGFTVVGAVLPGGTTLASPSPSDLAALAGTIRAAGVSAIFADSSQPDRLARVLAEQAGLHVQVIPLYSESLTEPGGGAGTYLEMMRANTEAIVRGLTAG encoded by the coding sequence ATGAAGCCCGCGATCCGGCTGTGCGCACTGGTCGCCGCCGCGGTGCTCGCGCTGACCGCATGCCTGAATTCCGGTGCCGACCGCGACGGAATCATGGTCACCACCAATATTCTCGGTGACCTCACCCGCACCGTCGCAGGCGATGCGGTCGAGGTGACCGTGCTGATGCCGCCGGACGCGGATCCGCACTTCTTCGCGATATCCGCCCAGCAGGCCGCCCAGCTCGAACGCGCGAACCTGATCGTCTACAACGGTCTCGGCCTCGAAGAGAACGTCTTGCGCAACGTCGAGGCAGCTGAGAGGTCCGGAGTCCCCGCCGTAGCGCTCGGCACGGAGATCGATCCGATCAGCTTTTCCGCCGACGACGCGAACGGTCGGCCGGATCCGCACTTCTGGACCGACCCGCACCGGGTGCGCAGGGCGGTCGAGGTCGTCCGTGACCGGATCATCGACCACGTCGACGGCGTCGATGCCGCGGCGATCCGCGCCGGGGCCGACCGCTATCTCGCCGAACTCGATCGGCTCGACCGCTGGATGACCGAGCGGTTCGCCACGATCCCCGCCGAGCGCCGCAAATTGGTCACCAACCACCACGTCTTCGGCTACCTCGCACAGCGATTCGGCTTCACGGTGGTCGGTGCCGTGCTTCCGGGCGGCACCACGCTCGCCTCGCCGAGTCCGTCGGATCTGGCGGCGCTCGCCGGGACGATCAGGGCTGCCGGGGTCAGCGCGATCTTCGCCGACTCCTCGCAGCCCGATCGCTTGGCCCGGGTGCTCGCCGAACAGGCCGGGCTGCACGTGCAGGTGATCCCGCTGTATTCGGAGTCGCTCACCGAACCGGGCGGCGGCGCAGGCACCTACCTGGAAATGATGCGCGCCAACACCGAGGCCATCGTGCGCGGCCTCACTGCCGGTTAG
- the aztB gene encoding zinc ABC transporter permease AztB yields the protein MEWLFVPFEVSFVQRALFGGLLVSCLCAIAGTWVVVRGMAFLSDAMAHGMLPGVAVAALLGGNLLLGAAFSAAAMAVGVSVLGRSARFAPDTGIGLLFVGMLSAGVIVVSRSSSFAVDLTGFLFGDVLAVEDRDLWYLAAAVVLAAIVSVLGHRAFVALTFDPRKAHTLGLRPRWAHVALIGLVTLAIVASFHIVGTLLVFGLLIAPPAAAVYWAHRIPSIMFTAAVFGALATVAGLVISWHAGTAAGATIAATAVALFFLSTLSAWLRDRVRSTGPAPKPLALVLILAAITPLLGCGADAPSQPVEPTPHGYVAGAEETAEAQPRLVVADKGTGGLRVVDLITEDVIDLGRTEGVDSIGGDGRFAFLSARGRVRVVDAGAWTVDHGDHVHYYRAPARDLGAFAGGPVAAAHGEGAVTAIAFETGGTTVLDRSALGTGSLHERGVIADGPAVPYAEHLLVAVPRRGAVEVRTRDGVPAAVVAEPCPAPSGSAVTRRGVVFGCADGALVVTARDAVFTGEKIPYPHGVAESDRAAEFFHRPGSTTLVARAGPRGVWLLDIRRKTWSLLETGPVVAVNTAGEGAPVLTLTRDGLLHGYDAASGHESTAARPLTAPVAADGELPVILVDNHRAYVNDPGARVIHEIDYLDNLRGARRFALDISPTVMVEVGR from the coding sequence ATGGAGTGGTTGTTCGTCCCGTTCGAGGTCTCTTTCGTCCAGCGGGCCTTGTTCGGCGGGCTGCTCGTGTCGTGCTTGTGCGCCATCGCGGGGACCTGGGTCGTGGTGCGCGGCATGGCGTTCCTGAGCGACGCGATGGCACACGGAATGCTGCCGGGTGTCGCGGTGGCCGCCTTGCTGGGCGGAAACCTGTTGCTCGGCGCGGCATTCAGCGCGGCGGCGATGGCGGTCGGGGTCTCGGTGCTCGGCCGCAGCGCCAGGTTCGCGCCGGACACCGGCATCGGGCTGCTGTTCGTCGGAATGCTGTCGGCGGGTGTGATCGTCGTGTCGCGTTCATCGTCGTTCGCGGTCGACCTGACCGGGTTCCTCTTCGGTGACGTGCTGGCCGTCGAGGATCGTGACCTGTGGTACTTGGCGGCCGCGGTGGTTCTCGCGGCCATAGTCTCGGTGCTGGGCCACCGGGCGTTCGTCGCGCTCACCTTCGATCCGCGGAAAGCGCACACCCTCGGGCTGCGACCCCGTTGGGCGCACGTAGCGCTGATCGGTCTGGTCACCCTGGCGATCGTCGCGTCGTTCCATATCGTCGGCACACTGCTGGTCTTCGGCCTGCTCATCGCGCCGCCCGCGGCCGCGGTCTACTGGGCACATCGCATTCCGTCGATCATGTTCACCGCCGCGGTGTTCGGTGCGCTGGCCACGGTTGCCGGACTGGTGATTTCCTGGCACGCGGGCACCGCGGCGGGCGCGACCATCGCCGCGACCGCCGTCGCCTTGTTCTTCCTCTCCACGCTCTCGGCCTGGCTGCGTGATCGGGTTCGCTCCACAGGTCCGGCGCCGAAACCGCTGGCACTGGTGCTGATCCTCGCTGCGATCACGCCGCTGCTCGGCTGCGGGGCGGACGCGCCGTCCCAGCCGGTGGAGCCGACACCGCACGGCTATGTGGCGGGTGCCGAGGAGACCGCGGAAGCGCAACCACGTCTCGTCGTGGCCGACAAGGGGACCGGCGGCCTGCGGGTGGTCGATCTCATCACCGAAGACGTCATCGACCTCGGCCGGACGGAAGGCGTCGACAGTATCGGCGGCGACGGGCGCTTCGCATTCCTGTCCGCCCGTGGCCGGGTGCGAGTCGTCGACGCGGGTGCGTGGACGGTAGACCACGGCGACCATGTGCACTACTACCGTGCACCCGCCCGGGATCTCGGTGCGTTCGCCGGTGGTCCGGTGGCGGCCGCGCACGGCGAGGGCGCTGTCACGGCGATCGCTTTCGAAACAGGTGGCACGACTGTGCTGGACCGGTCCGCCCTCGGCACCGGCTCGCTGCACGAGCGCGGCGTGATCGCGGACGGGCCGGCGGTGCCCTACGCCGAGCACTTGCTCGTTGCCGTGCCCAGGCGCGGAGCCGTCGAGGTCCGCACCCGAGACGGCGTACCGGCCGCCGTCGTCGCGGAGCCGTGCCCGGCTCCGAGCGGCTCGGCGGTGACTCGCCGTGGCGTCGTCTTCGGTTGCGCCGATGGGGCGTTGGTGGTGACCGCGCGAGACGCGGTGTTCACCGGCGAGAAGATCCCGTATCCGCACGGTGTCGCCGAAAGCGACCGCGCGGCCGAGTTCTTCCATCGTCCAGGCAGCACGACGCTGGTGGCGAGGGCAGGGCCGCGCGGAGTGTGGCTGCTCGACATCAGGCGCAAGACATGGAGTTTGCTGGAGACGGGTCCGGTGGTCGCGGTGAACACGGCGGGGGAGGGGGCCCCGGTGCTGACCCTCACCCGAGACGGCCTGCTGCACGGCTACGACGCGGCGTCCGGCCACGAGTCCACTGCGGCGCGCCCGCTGACGGCTCCGGTAGCCGCCGATGGGGAACTACCGGTGATCCTCGTCGACAACCACCGTGCCTATGTCAACGATCCCGGGGCACGGGTGATCCACGAGATCGATTACCTGGACAACCTGCGCGGTGCACGAAGATTCGCCCTCGACATCAGCCCGACGGTCATGGTGGAGGTCGGCCGATGA
- the aztA gene encoding zinc ABC transporter ATP-binding protein AztA: MPPPDIQVTEVTAGYRGRAVLHEFSVTIPGGRVTALVGPNGSGKSTLLGILAGVITPTTGAVRRGHTRPPAFVVQHSSVPATLPITVRETVAMGRWAHRGAWRRLTRRDRTVVQEYLDRMDIAHLADRRLDTLSGGQRQRALLAQALAQESGLLLLDEPTTGLDSAAQQEISEAIRRVCDDGVTVVHATHSHEDALRADHCVLLRDGRIAAQGDPRTVLHREPAAEPA; encoded by the coding sequence ATGCCGCCGCCAGATATCCAGGTCACCGAGGTGACGGCGGGTTACCGAGGGCGTGCGGTGTTGCACGAGTTCAGCGTCACGATTCCCGGCGGCCGGGTAACGGCGCTCGTCGGACCCAACGGCTCCGGCAAATCCACCCTGCTCGGCATCCTCGCCGGTGTCATCACGCCCACGACAGGAGCAGTTCGACGGGGACATACCCGACCACCGGCATTCGTCGTGCAACACAGCAGCGTCCCCGCGACCCTGCCGATCACGGTCCGCGAAACCGTCGCCATGGGCCGCTGGGCGCACCGCGGGGCATGGCGCCGCCTCACCCGGCGGGATCGGACGGTCGTGCAGGAATACCTCGACCGGATGGATATCGCCCACCTTGCCGACCGCCGACTCGACACCCTCTCCGGCGGCCAGCGCCAGCGCGCGCTGCTCGCCCAGGCACTCGCCCAGGAATCCGGTCTCCTGCTGCTCGACGAGCCAACGACTGGTCTGGATTCCGCTGCGCAGCAGGAGATTTCCGAGGCGATCCGCCGGGTCTGCGACGACGGCGTTACGGTCGTGCACGCTACCCACAGCCACGAGGACGCCCTACGCGCCGACCACTGCGTCCTCCTGCGCGACGGACGGATAGCCGCGCAGGGCGACCCGCGCACCGTCCTGCACCGCGAACCAGCCGCCGAACCGGCCTGA
- a CDS encoding helix-turn-helix domain-containing protein, with amino-acid sequence MGRRKRSRLITSGILREKQQTRQLGDPDPAPELADTVEAAAALDLDALATRVRARRREMKWTQADVASNGGPPAKTLSEIERSRNPRPSPEVLDKLDAGLGWPPGTSATILHDDVAGELAVAR; translated from the coding sequence ATGGGTAGGCGCAAACGGTCCAGGCTGATCACCAGCGGGATCCTGCGTGAAAAGCAGCAAACGAGGCAGCTCGGCGATCCGGATCCGGCGCCGGAACTCGCGGACACCGTCGAGGCCGCCGCCGCGCTCGACCTCGACGCGCTCGCCACGCGAGTGCGCGCGCGGCGGCGCGAGATGAAATGGACCCAGGCGGACGTGGCGAGCAACGGCGGCCCGCCGGCCAAAACCCTCAGCGAGATCGAGCGGTCCCGCAATCCGCGCCCCAGCCCCGAGGTGCTGGACAAGCTGGACGCCGGTCTCGGCTGGCCGCCAGGTACCAGCGCGACGATCCTGCACGATGATGTGGCGGGCGAACTCGCGGTGGCACGCTGA
- a CDS encoding DUF6968 family protein — MRAIPARVTGETTTPAVRESEDGGAIANTKWRRIREVIATRTVADAAREVSIEVGKPQMAPGDTGVVCGFRIQGIGERWAHGADSIAALYRAFQEIAAELRQANNLGAHFEVTEPSDPRFPVTPTRPSRAATTAAHEPQALIAARTLRDADSSLSIIIGRPYLAADRRNHLCRFHISEQGASVASGVDEIQALHTAIHLISERLELPPDWPVSRLS; from the coding sequence ATGAGAGCGATACCGGCGCGGGTCACTGGGGAAACGACCACGCCCGCAGTACGCGAGTCCGAAGACGGCGGTGCGATCGCGAACACGAAATGGCGTCGCATCAGGGAGGTGATCGCCACCCGCACCGTCGCCGACGCCGCGCGGGAAGTGTCGATCGAGGTCGGCAAACCGCAGATGGCGCCGGGTGACACCGGCGTGGTGTGCGGATTCCGCATCCAGGGCATCGGCGAGCGATGGGCGCACGGCGCCGATTCCATCGCGGCGCTGTACCGCGCGTTCCAGGAGATCGCCGCCGAGCTGCGGCAGGCCAACAACCTGGGGGCGCACTTCGAGGTGACCGAGCCGTCCGATCCGCGGTTTCCCGTCACCCCGACCCGGCCCTCGCGCGCCGCGACAACGGCCGCGCATGAGCCGCAGGCCCTTATTGCCGCGCGCACACTGCGCGATGCCGACAGCTCGCTGTCGATCATCATCGGCAGGCCGTATCTGGCGGCCGACCGGCGTAACCACCTGTGCCGGTTCCACATCAGCGAGCAAGGCGCCTCCGTCGCCAGCGGCGTCGACGAAATCCAGGCGCTGCACACCGCGATCCACCTGATCAGCGAGCGTCTCGAGCTGCCGCCCGATTGGCCGGTCAGCCGCCTGTCCTGA
- a CDS encoding WS/DGAT/MGAT family O-acyltransferase, with translation MEFISPLDALFLIAESREHPMHVGALQIFDPMDSTGPEFARRAYATLAAGEKFHPTFRKRPARLFGTPQLAWTVESTVELDYHLQRWALPESGGLDALVEVAAGLHSTLLDRHRPLWETHLIEGLAGDRVGLYAKVHHALMDGVAAQRLMQRMLTSDPDAGEALAPWHLPPSDRHNENPSRPRALGATARAMFAQAAGSAPAALRLARTALVEQQLTLPFAAPRTLFNVPIGGARRCAARSWPLDRIRQLKKMTGTTLNDVVLAMAAGALRAYLIAHHALPDKPLVAMVPVSLRPESDEAHTGGNAVAALLCGLATDIADPAQRLASINSSMRRSKEIYRELSPGQAVSLSALTLSPLALSLLVPATVALANPPFNIVISNIPGPREPRYWNGARLDASYPLSIPFDGQAVNITLTTNADNLDIGIVACRRSVPDVATLLDHLETALSELEDAAY, from the coding sequence ATGGAATTCATCTCGCCGCTGGATGCCCTGTTCCTCATCGCCGAATCGCGCGAGCATCCGATGCACGTCGGAGCACTGCAGATCTTCGACCCGATGGACAGCACCGGGCCGGAGTTCGCCCGGCGCGCGTACGCGACGCTGGCAGCGGGGGAGAAATTCCACCCCACCTTCCGCAAGCGCCCTGCCCGGCTGTTCGGCACTCCGCAGCTGGCGTGGACAGTGGAAAGCACCGTCGAACTCGACTACCACCTGCAGCGCTGGGCGCTACCGGAATCCGGCGGCCTGGACGCGCTGGTCGAGGTGGCCGCCGGACTGCACAGCACCCTGCTCGACCGCCATCGGCCGCTGTGGGAGACACACCTGATCGAAGGGCTCGCCGGCGACCGGGTCGGGCTGTACGCGAAAGTGCACCACGCCCTCATGGACGGTGTCGCCGCCCAGCGCCTGATGCAGCGCATGCTCACCAGCGACCCGGACGCCGGCGAAGCGCTGGCGCCCTGGCATCTGCCTCCGTCGGACCGGCACAACGAGAACCCGTCGCGGCCGCGCGCACTCGGGGCGACGGCGCGGGCGATGTTCGCACAAGCGGCGGGCTCCGCACCCGCCGCCTTGCGCCTGGCCCGCACCGCGCTCGTGGAACAGCAGTTGACGCTGCCCTTCGCCGCGCCGCGCACCTTGTTCAACGTCCCGATCGGCGGGGCACGCCGCTGCGCGGCCCGCTCGTGGCCGCTGGATCGAATCCGCCAGCTCAAGAAGATGACCGGCACCACCCTCAACGACGTGGTGCTGGCCATGGCGGCGGGCGCGCTGCGCGCCTACCTGATCGCCCATCACGCCCTGCCGGACAAACCGCTGGTCGCGATGGTGCCGGTATCGCTGCGGCCGGAGTCCGACGAGGCCCACACCGGCGGCAACGCCGTGGCCGCGCTGCTGTGCGGTCTTGCCACCGATATCGCCGATCCGGCGCAGCGGCTCGCGTCGATCAACTCCTCGATGCGCCGCAGTAAGGAGATCTATCGCGAGCTCTCCCCCGGGCAGGCGGTCTCGCTGTCGGCGCTGACGCTGAGCCCGCTGGCGCTATCGCTGCTGGTCCCCGCCACGGTCGCCCTGGCCAACCCGCCGTTCAACATCGTCATCTCCAACATTCCCGGCCCGCGCGAACCCCGGTACTGGAACGGCGCCCGCCTCGATGCCAGCTACCCGCTGTCCATCCCGTTCGACGGCCAAGCGGTGAACATCACGCTCACCACCAACGCCGACAACCTCGACATCGGCATTGTCGCCTGCCGCCGCAGCGTGCCGGACGTGGCCACGCTGCTCGACCACCTCGAGACCGCGTTGTCCGAGCTGGAAGACGCCGCCTACTGA
- a CDS encoding AMP-binding protein: MVTDVIDIVAEFAIARKTIWDLLLEPQTYPRMFTGIGECEQIQSADGAVVWQMRVGTYDTGIRTHQIRLSVGRWYESFEMQYAALGSFASVRLHGEEERTRVTITYFAPSRVHPRVAELSNVAIADWTKSGLRRVADVAKGARTSLIVNGEDSPIRRNAGVARQMVASGVVVLPARLDRSFKQFRSLAKWGFNLAGGYAAGAAFSPERTAIIDDRGTRSFADMHERTNALAAALAALDLGPGDAIGLLSRNHAGMVECMVAAGKLGVDVALLNSGLAGRTIEEIVQRDRLSALFVDGDLEPLVQYLHADIPRYNTDERPPVPDRTTVNDLVAQGHSTFRTPAQPGRLVVLTSGTSGTPKGARRPHPKGFGSIAALLSRIPMQMNETMLIPAPLFHTWGLAGLQLSTALRATVVLAERFDAEDCLRRIAEHRVGTVIVVPTMVQRILDLPAHVRARYDTSSLRHVISCGAPLAGATVERFMDAYGDVLYNVYGSTEVSWATVATPEDLHSSPTTAGRPPLGTKIAVLGPDHRRLPIGATGHIFVGNHMLFDGYVNAAPPDEAHGMLDTGDLGYLDAAGRLFIAGRDDEMIISGGENVFPRPVEEALAHLPQVSEVAVVGVPDHEFGQRLVAFVVKREGAGLDSDMVRTYIRNRLSRFSVPRDVTFLAALPRGDTGKILKRLLAGPGATPPPLPPSINGLGTAGST; encoded by the coding sequence TTGGTTACCGACGTCATCGATATAGTCGCGGAGTTCGCGATCGCCCGCAAGACCATCTGGGATCTGCTGCTCGAACCGCAGACCTATCCGCGAATGTTCACCGGTATCGGCGAGTGTGAGCAGATCCAATCGGCCGACGGCGCCGTCGTGTGGCAGATGCGTGTCGGCACCTACGACACCGGTATCCGCACGCATCAGATCCGGCTGAGCGTGGGTCGCTGGTACGAGAGTTTCGAAATGCAGTACGCCGCGCTGGGCAGCTTCGCGTCGGTGCGGCTGCACGGTGAAGAGGAGCGCACCAGGGTCACGATCACCTACTTCGCGCCGAGCCGGGTGCACCCGCGCGTCGCGGAGTTGTCCAACGTGGCCATCGCGGACTGGACCAAGAGCGGACTGCGCCGGGTGGCCGACGTCGCCAAGGGCGCGCGGACGTCGCTGATCGTCAACGGCGAGGATTCGCCGATCCGGCGGAACGCGGGCGTCGCACGCCAGATGGTGGCCTCTGGCGTCGTAGTGCTGCCCGCTCGTCTCGATCGCAGCTTCAAACAGTTCCGCTCGCTGGCGAAGTGGGGGTTCAACCTGGCCGGTGGGTACGCGGCGGGCGCGGCGTTTTCGCCGGAGCGGACCGCGATCATCGACGACCGCGGCACCCGGTCCTTCGCCGACATGCACGAGCGGACCAACGCGCTGGCCGCGGCGCTCGCCGCGCTCGATCTCGGCCCGGGCGACGCCATCGGACTGCTGTCCCGCAACCACGCGGGCATGGTCGAATGCATGGTCGCCGCGGGCAAACTCGGCGTGGACGTCGCCCTGCTCAACTCGGGCCTGGCGGGCCGCACCATCGAGGAGATCGTGCAGCGCGACCGGCTGTCGGCGCTGTTCGTCGACGGCGACCTCGAGCCGTTGGTGCAGTATCTGCACGCCGACATACCGCGCTACAACACCGACGAGCGACCGCCGGTACCCGACCGGACGACCGTGAACGACCTGGTGGCGCAGGGACACAGCACGTTTCGCACACCGGCGCAGCCGGGACGGCTGGTCGTTCTCACCTCCGGGACCAGCGGGACCCCCAAGGGTGCGCGCAGGCCGCATCCGAAGGGCTTCGGGTCCATCGCGGCGCTGCTGTCGCGCATCCCGATGCAGATGAACGAGACCATGTTGATTCCGGCTCCGCTGTTCCACACCTGGGGCCTGGCCGGGCTGCAACTGAGCACCGCGTTGCGCGCGACCGTGGTGCTCGCGGAACGGTTCGACGCGGAGGACTGCCTGCGTCGCATCGCCGAGCACCGGGTCGGCACGGTGATCGTCGTGCCGACCATGGTGCAGCGCATCCTCGATCTGCCCGCGCACGTGCGCGCACGCTACGACACCTCCAGCCTGCGCCACGTGATCAGCTGTGGGGCACCGCTCGCGGGTGCGACCGTCGAGCGTTTCATGGACGCCTATGGCGACGTCCTGTACAACGTCTACGGTTCCACCGAGGTCTCGTGGGCGACCGTCGCCACCCCGGAAGATCTGCACTCCTCGCCGACCACGGCGGGCCGCCCGCCACTGGGCACCAAGATCGCTGTGCTCGGGCCGGACCATCGCAGGCTGCCGATCGGCGCCACCGGGCACATCTTCGTCGGCAATCACATGCTGTTCGACGGTTACGTCAACGCGGCGCCGCCGGACGAGGCGCACGGCATGCTCGACACAGGTGACCTCGGCTACCTCGACGCCGCGGGCCGGTTGTTCATCGCGGGCCGCGATGACGAGATGATCATCTCGGGTGGCGAGAACGTCTTCCCGCGCCCGGTCGAGGAGGCGCTCGCGCACCTGCCACAGGTCAGTGAGGTCGCGGTGGTAGGGGTACCGGACCACGAATTCGGCCAGCGGCTGGTGGCGTTCGTGGTCAAACGCGAAGGGGCCGGGCTCGATTCGGACATGGTCCGCACTTACATCCGAAATCGCTTGAGCCGCTTCTCCGTTCCTCGTGATGTCACGTTCCTCGCGGCACTTCCGCGCGGTGACACCGGCAAGATCCTCAAACGCCTGCTCGCCGGTCCCGGCGCGACGCCACCGCCGCTGCCGCCATCGATCAACGGACTCGGAACGGCAGGTTCGACGTGA